The following is a genomic window from Elgaria multicarinata webbii isolate HBS135686 ecotype San Diego chromosome 9, rElgMul1.1.pri, whole genome shotgun sequence.
ACCAACTCCACCTGCCTTTACCTCTTTGCAGATTCCAGACCTTCCTTGCCATGAACAAGCTTAGTTACTTCAGCAGCAAGTCGTTTCTGTGGTCCCCACTTCTCCGGCTCTTGAGCATGCATTTGCATGATGTGATTGATTTCCGGAAGCGGGAGGAAAGTGAAAAGCTTCAGATACCTTAAAGGGAAGATAGCAAGATTTTGCTTCTGTAAACACTGTTAAAAAACCCgcttagagattttttaaaataatatgatAAGCAACATAAACTTATTCAAAAagagtaatttttaaaaacaattaagatAAAAGTGCATTTTTACAATGTTTTGCTGAAAATACTGGATCTAAGGCTTGTTGCACTAGCAGTAAGTGGTTATGCCAATACAATGACCTTGTTCACGCATGACACTAATCCCATAGTTTATGTAActtgcagtttattttatttatgccctctctttctaccaaaaattggCACTCAAAGCTGCTTAAAGaaccaattaaaatgattaaaattaaCCAATGGTTTGTTGCCCCACCCAGGTTTGTCTGGCAAATGTTTAAACAAACTAGCATTTCTTTTctcaattcctgggttatttcccttcttccctgtatcccaaatgcctctgCAGCACTGTAGTACTGGAAAGTAAGGTGGTTAGTTGTTGGTTTCTTTAAATCTCTCTTGCCTGTATCCTCTTAACCTGCTGAAACAAACCTATGGGTTCAAACGTAATGACAATCCAGATTCATCACAACTCAAcaccaaaccatgggttctctttctaggctgtttatggttaacaaaccatgttacACATGCtagggttagcattatgtgtgaaccaatccAATGTCACAAACCCTCTATGCAATAAATTCAGAAGTAGCCAGAGATGTAGCAGAACCGCAGAGCATTTGGAGACTCCTCAGAGAATACACATGCAACTTTTATGTACAAACCCGTAAAGCCTTGGACACACTTTAAGTGCtgcattaatatatatttttatttggctgatcagaggcagcatgatgGATCGGAAAATACATTTTGAGAACACACATTAAATTCTCATTTACAacctacctttcctccaaagagctcaagacaGGATCCATGGATCTCACCCCTATCTGatcatgacaacaaccctgtggggtagctTAGGCTGAATATGCTTCATGGATGAGTGGAGATTTTAACCTGGACTTTCCCCAGGttatctaaccactacaccataccagTAACAAAGTCCTTTTGTTCCTAACATACAGCAGTTTTGTACAACAACTCATATAGGGAATATTTAAGAACATAATTTACCTTTTCACAGCTTCATCTTGCTGTCTGACAAAAAACTGATATAACTCAAAGGGAGAGGTCCTATTTCTGTCAAGCCAAACTGCATTACCAGCAGACTTCCCCAATTTATTTCCAGTAGTATTTGTAATAAGAGGCACAGTTATTCCAAAAACATCTTCACCTGTCACCctaacaggaaaaaaatgaaaatactaAAATTACGTTATTTGTCAATTGGCATACATTTATGTTATTTGTCATTTGGCAGTACTATGTAAGGTGCCaagaggcacacaactactccaaacacaaaaaatgataattatcaaataacccatttatttacaatttgtaaaaATACGTAGAacaaactgatgtgtctcaaggtggttaacaatcacgatgttgggtactataataaccaataatatatacCAAACATATGAGAGTACAATtataatacagtccaacaatattacagacttttataACACTTAGCACTtgagacaataccatcagaataatatatatacagaaatagggtttcttctcattttctattcttttcaGCGTTGTCAATGCAttgaatatattatattatataaatataccaaatatatttgttatatattattggttattatagtacccaacatcgtgattgttaaccaccttgagacacatcagtttgtTCTACATATttttacaaattgtaaataaatgggttatttggtaattatcactttttattggtgtttggagtagttgtgtgcctcttggcaccttatatagtactacttaataactactgccttctattactTGTGTAATTTGTCATTTGGCACACATTTAGTAGAATCTCAGAGTTATAAACACTTATATGAGAAAAATCAAAATGACAACAGAACTCAAAGCTAAATATTTCTACACTTCAGCGAACTGTCAAGTGACTCTGCTGCCTTGCAAAGCTTCTCACCATCAGTCATTTGACTGTGCCCATTTCCTTGAGAACCTCCTCATGTGCAGATTACATACCCCTTACTAAGGGGGCTGAAATGGCATGAGTATAAATCAGTGCAAAGTTATAAGCCATTTGGTTGTCAGCCCAATTCATTTAATACTTACAGGCCTTGAATGCCATATAGAgtatattattatttactgcaCTTCTATAGTGGCCCatagctgaggttctctgggcggtttacaaagaaatAACTTTTATATTGAAGTTAATGTCTCCAAGTAGGCAATACATTaatataaatgaatataaattAACACAAAACTTCATAACTCTGCCAAGCATTCTGTGCCATCTCATCCTCCCTTGTGACAGAATAGACAGATCTTTCCTCAAACCTTTCCATCGAGCTATGGCCAGATTGGGTTTATTTTAAGCTTatcattactgctttaaaacaagatTACAAATCAGGGGTTTGTGTGTAAGCAacataaaaaaaaagtcatgcgGATTGGACCAAGGATccccctagtccagcattctgttcatacagtggccagtgggaacccacaagcaggacatgagtgcaccagcaccctcccgcccatgttccccaacaggtGTACCTagccacactgcctctgatactggaggtagcaaatagcgatcaggactagtagcccttgatagccttctcctccaggaatttgtctacccccctttaaaagccatccaaattggtggccatcaccacgtcttgcgGTAGCACTTCACGACTCTTTTCTCTTACTTGGAGACCAGCTCGTAGCCAGACATGATGTTGCCCATCTGGTCGGCTCCGCCCAGCTGGATGAGGCAGCCGTGGTGGCGGCGCAAGTGCAGGAAGTCGTACGCCTGCAGGGCCGGGTACAGGAACTCGGCCAGGCCCATGCCTTCGGGGCTGCTGATGCGGGCCTTGCAGCTCTGCCGGCTCAGCAAGGTGCCCATGCGCAGGTGGCCCCCGACCCCGCGCAGGAAGCCCACCACGGGCTCGCGCTCCAGCCAGCTGGCGTTGTCCAAGAGGGTGGCCCGGCCCAGGCGCGCGCCTCCGGGCGGCCAGAAGAGCTCGCGGTGGTGGTCGAAGAGCCGCTGGAGCCCCTCGCGCAGGCGCAGCGCGTTCTCCCGCACGCGCTCCTCGGGGAGCGCCTCGCGCTCTTTGGTGCGGCCGCTGGGGTCGCCCAGGCGCGCGGTGGCCCCGCCCACCAGGGCGATGACGTCGTGGCCCGCGCGCTGGAAGTGCAGCAGGCCCATGACCGTTAGCAGGTGCCCGACGTGAAGCGAGTCGGCCGTTGGGTCGAAGCCGCAATACACGGTCACGGGCGGGCGTCCGGGCTCCAGCAGGTCCAGGAGCTGCTCCTCAGCGGCTTGAGGCGGGAACACCTCCTGGAACAGGCCCCGTTCGCACTGAGCCGCCAAGAGGCCCTTGGCTGCCGCCGGCTTCCCTCGCGGCTGCTGCTCGTGGAggtgccgccgtcgccgcccctCAGAGGCCCAGAGTCGAGGCACAGCCGCCCTCAGATCCACAAGAAGCCGGCGGTGTCCGGCTCGTAGTACGGGCGCCGCCATGTTGGCTACGGAATGACGCGTGTGCGTGGAGCGCAAAGCATACTGGGATTGGGGCGGAGTTGAAGTCGCTCTAGGAGCATCAGACGAGAATGTCTATTGAATCTCAGCTCAGTCGAGATGAAGTTTCTCTTTCCCACTCTTTAGGTGCTGGGTTAGTACAGCAAGATGATCGCCAGCGATtgctctttgtttgtttatttaattattagaaggcgtttaaaaaaacccaaaacttgtCCATTCTATTTCCAGGCGGAAGCGGGCATATAAATAAGTAATTTGTATGTGAATAATAAATAGATGACAAACAGCAATAATAAACTTACAGAGCAAGTAGTATAATCACCAATCAGGAGTCTTAATGAACAAAATTATTTTCTCTAAATAGTGCACAAatcaaacttttcttttttgccagaAAAGCAAGTGTACCTGTAATAGAATCTTTAGGgtgccaatcctatgcatgttcaggaaAAAAACTCCTTCAAAGAGGAAATTTAAAAGATGGCATATGATAGTTTAGAGACTAAGTTGGCCAAATTCCTTTTTCTAATATCCTGACACACCACAGGAAAGACACCAAGACAGGAGAAGTGCTAATGGGCTAAAGATCGTGAATACACCTGCAATTTTTACTCCTTGATGAATCTGCTAAGATGTGGGagaaataaaaaacactaacatTCTTCTTGAAAGCAGCATCGAGAACATTAGGGATCAGCAACCCTTTCTGTGGCCTTAATTTTAGCAATGGCTCTTGCTGGGTACCAGGTCACTTCACAGCACAGGTAGGACCATTTTAATGGGTAATGGATTTAACACCTGGAAGGTGTATTTGGCACCATAGTCAAGTGCATTTGCTCTATGAATATGAGCTTCCGACAGAGGATCCACAGCTTGAGGTAGAAGTCCCAGTAGTCATGGAGCCACTACAGTGCTTACTTGCTAAAATACGGAACACTGAGAGGGCCATAATCCCTGCACCTAATGATACTATTGCCTAATAACCAGAATACattctgctgagacactggatctgttcagacaacacgctaaaacaAGGTTAGAtagctaatccttttgcagcaaatggttggtgagcatgtttaaactgtagttatgcaGCCGCCATGGTTCggaagggttcacacaacatgctaagtcatgaatCATACAACATGCTATGGCGTAATATTTAGTGTCAGTGTTAGAACCAAGACACCCAGGGTGCTTTTCAGGCAaagcttttactgtgcaatcaccaGACCTTTCTAATGCAGTTTTATGGAGGTTCTGGACATTATCatgctcctgtgttttcctaccatTGCTTCTTATCATAGGAAGTATATTAAGGAAATAAAGAGTAGAATAACAATGCAATCTTCTTGCAGGTTTGGatgggaaaatgtgcaattgAGGTACAGTGGGAGGAGTCCCTGGAGAAAGTGGCTGACATATTGGGGTTACTCTTCCTTTCTCTAGTGTTTGCCATGCATTTCAGGTTCAGAGCCAAGTATCAAGTGGAGATAATCAAATCAGCAAGTTTTCCAGATGGGTTGTGAAACTGACTAGATTCAGTTGTCTGATTATATGAAATTGACTAGGCTACAGATAGCATTTGCAAGTGAAATTGATGAGACTTGCAgcccaataaataaattataattatgAGTTTCGCTGCAATTCTCTTCCCCTGTGCTGCCTGCACTGTttttacaaacattttaaatattttttggcAACTCTTCAAAACCAgttgcacacacagacacagaagcTAAACTGGTACTCAGAAGCATCCATTAGTCATTGGTTAAGGAAagacactttgcacatgctcagatatTTGCCTACATTGAttcaacatcaaatataaaaaaagGGTTTGGAAGTTAAAGTTTGTGCCAGTAGAttgctttttttgtgtgtgtggggggatatACTTAATGGATCCTGTCAATAGGGAAGGCAACAGCTTTTCCTTAGCACTCCATTTTGCCAGTGACCATATTATACATACCATGTAAACTCAAATTTAATGGCAAAACATTCTTCCTTGTCCCTGTTCAAGaacactttggcctaatctaccccaagcaggatattgcactatgaaagtggtatgaaagcagtatatggtatgtgtgttaatggaccccaacagttgtcagtgcacttcaactgctataaagcagtagtgtggctccagccttttagataccgctttcatagtggaatatcctgcttgatatagTTTAGGCATTTGTTTCTACAGAAAATGACTGTGCTTACCCTAGATCTGAGACAATATATTTATCTAAAAGAACAGATTTTATATAGTAATTCTTTAGACATGGGGTGGGAGACCCATGAGTCCACAGCCAAATTTTATGTGGCCCATGGTGTCATCAGACTTCTTTGTGCTTCCCTTTCCCACTTCTGTGAATGTCTTCCAGTTATCTTCAAATCCAGTGTGTTGTACTCAAACTCAAAAAACGCATTGCTTTACCTAAATATTCCAGCttctgaggccattgctagaccagaggcagatctacactattgctttaaagcgctttataaccgttttatagcgctttaaagcagttaaagcgctttataactgttataaagcgttttaaagcagtactgtagaagTGCAACAGGCTAtattatcccaggctgatacccgggattgcccctgtgtgtccagatgatgcacaggggatcccgggctcagggaaggatcaaccctccctggccccgagatatagcctaccccttctagcccaatttttctcgcggtctcgggctgagcctgttctgccgcttttcccagctccgcacaattactcgcaCAGAACCAGaagaagccgcgcacggggcgcagcgctccccaggagtgctgtgcccatcaggggcagggtgggggagcagggagaatgattttttttttttaaagaaaaaaacccaacttacctaagtgcacgagtgttcgtgcgcatccggcccctttaagaaaagaaaaaaatggcgggcgtgacggtGCTCTTCGTGAGCTCAtagcgcctcacgtgtaaacgagggcgagatcccttgatagttgcatcgtgggctctcccgtCGTCCAgcacggattttaaggtaggtaggtctagcaaaggcctgaatcACTGATTTTGCCATGCCATTTCAACTTTCCAGGAGATGGCAGTATTACACTTAACCTATAATAACACctgcattctttctctgtgcGCTATGCAATCAAAAAATTTATTACAACTGTTTGGTGAACCTTTAGGAGAAGCTACAAGTGACGTAACAGAAACCTACCAACATTCCTCTAATGACCTACTCACCTTGGAGCACACTACTGAGCCATTCACTGCACGAAGTATTGTGTACGATAAAACAGAAGTTGTGGATTAATACTTCCTTTAGGAATGGGGCTTTCAAAACAGGACTTTCCCCATCTACCTCTCTCCTATCCTTTATAGCTTATAATGGTTTGATCTTAATTCAGTTTGCCTTTGGAATCTATTTGTGATGGgtataattttcatttttatgtGTGGAATTAGTTTAAACATAGATTTCCTTGCTTTATATTCACATGGAAAAAAAGCAAAGGACAACAGACCAATTTAATAAAACACATGTATTCCAAATCAAGAACATGCACTGCAGCATGTGATTCTATAGCAGCTCATTAAAACTCCACACTTAATTAATATAGGAAGTTCTTTTTCTGAAATGTGATCTCTGTTGCTGCAAATAGATACGCTGATAACGGAGATCATAATACAGCGCTATATTAAAGTGCTGAATGGAACCTTTGTTTTAACTCCACTTCCAGCTAATTGCAGGAAAGCTTCAGCAGCACTAAAGGGCTCTAGTGTGGAGTGGAAGAAAccagaggaggggaagggcatGGGTTTTAATGGCTAGCTGTGATAATTTCTGGGGGAATCAAGTTGTGGTGGAAAAGTCTGATCTTTTATTTTCCCATAATTATATATCAGCACGCATTTATCCAGCTGACATTCAGGTGACTGTTCAGTTCATGCAGTCATTTGACTCTTGAAATGGCTCCGTATGATCTCAGACCTCCCAGGCGATCAAACATCTGGGAATTTAGGATTCCTAACACAGCCTGGAGTGCAGCAGTCTTCCCAGCAGTACAGTCCTAGTGGCTTTGATAAAACCATTTCATCACGAGTGCTAAGCGCATCTGACTATATACGCAAAGAAGACAGTCATTTCACACTGATTGTATATTACCAACTGAGCTAAATTAAGAAATCATAAGATAATGTGCTTGATCTTTTACATTGGTTACGTGAAAAGTCAATTGCCTCCAATTTAACAGGATTTCAATTTAGATTAACAACAGAAAAAGACAGAGATACTAGTGGACTACAGCAAAATACCAGACCAACTCAAATAAAGCCTTTTTAGTACTTAATCTCTGCAGAAAACCATGGGTTTCCTCCCTTAAACAAGTgatgctgcccaggttcagacaacacaggcAGGTAAGTAGGCAAATTGTGCTAGGTATGCACCATAGCCTATGACAATCATCCAAACCAGGCCTAGTTTCTTCAAGCAGCTGTTAGGGTACACCACTCTGCTAACACCTAACCCCTCAAACTGGAGCTGGCCCTACTGCCTTAGGTTCCTCATGACAATTATTTTGAAGCCATCATTTAAACTTCCCATCAGGCTCCTCATATAGCCCTGAGGTACTGTGGAAAATTAAAATAGGGGAtgctattttaatttcccataattcACCAGAGTGATTCTATATATGTTCCAAATCACTGAATACctaggaagataggaagctgtcttatactgagttggacccttggtccatctagcccagttttgttgaCATGTCTGgcggtggctctccagggtttccggcaggagtttttccagccctacctggacatggcagggatcgaacctgggacctaaAGTATGTACTCTACCACAGAGCTGTTGTCCCTCCActgaactccaccccaccccactaatTGCCTTGATTGTGCACGTCAGCTGAATTGCCTTCAAGGACCGAGCTAGATGCAATGGTAGGAGATCTATGATGGCATCTTTGGTGGTTTTGAAGAAATCATCTAAATGCAATTGctgcccacccccaaccccaatttCAGTTCAGGGCTACAGTGCTGTGAGAGCAAGGTATTAATACTTCCCCTGGGTATTAATCCTTCCCCTGCACCAGTCTCCCCACACCCGCTGCTATTGGCCCAGTGGGGCAAAACAGACCCCATATAGGAAAGCAAGAAATGAAAGCTGCAATTGGAGATGTATTTAGCTGGAAGTAAATCTAATTCAAACTGAGGGGAACTTCTAAGTCAACATACTTATGGGTATTACTTAGAAGTGCAAATGGCCCAATTATCTTTTCGCACAATTTATATTTCTATTTAGTAACAGAGTTCACAGACTACATGAATGGATATGGCTCCTTGCATTTGTGGAATGAGCTAATCTCTGTTGTAACCAGTTCTCGGGTCAAAATGTCAAGGCTTTTAAAACACGGTTAAATACATTAGCTGCTTGTTTAGACAATTTAGATACTTTGTTTAAAAGATGTGTCAAAGCTGATAGCAgttttccatggaggaaaaagaaAGTTTCCTCGTTCACAGAGCTCCCCACCTTTTCAGTGCACATGTTACCCCCATGCAATCGTGCAAACTTCATCTTGGGCTCCTGGTAGATTTCATAAGATAAGCCTAAAGGGGCCTGGTTAGTGTGTTTGTGTTACATTTCTGCAGATGCATTCCAGAAAGATAACACAACGTGAGATGCAGCAGCAGGCAGTCAATTATTTAAGTCAGCACTCACCTATAATGGTGGGAATTGCATATCCTTACATTCACCCTAGGAAATACATTTTCAGGAGATGGTTGGCTCATCCTTTCCCTTCTCACTCCACACACATTGGCTGAGTTTGCTCCTAATGCCAACCATGGTATAGGCTGATGAATTCTCAGTTGTTGCAATGTGTGACTGCTGCGAGgctaacaaaccacggtttgttaaccacaaataagCCAGAAAGAGAATCCAccatttgttattgggt
Proteins encoded in this region:
- the YARS2 gene encoding tyrosine--tRNA ligase, mitochondrial, translated to MAAPVLRAGHRRLLVDLRAAVPRLWASEGRRRRHLHEQQPRGKPAAAKGLLAAQCERGLFQEVFPPQAAEEQLLDLLEPGRPPVTVYCGFDPTADSLHVGHLLTVMGLLHFQRAGHDVIALVGGATARLGDPSGRTKEREALPEERVRENALRLREGLQRLFDHHRELFWPPGGARLGRATLLDNASWLEREPVVGFLRGVGGHLRMGTLLSRQSCKARISSPEGMGLAEFLYPALQAYDFLHLRRHHGCLIQLGGADQMGNIMSGYELVSKVTGEDVFGITVPLITNTTGNKLGKSAGNAVWLDRNRTSPFELYQFFVRQQDEAVKRYLKLFTFLPLPEINHIMQMHAQEPEKWGPQKRLAAEVTKLVHGKEGLESAKRCTRALYYSDVKALETMSDNELQELFNEAPYIELLLEAGTTVLDMCRKANAIADGPKGYRDITSGGVSINHIKVDNPEAVLVIGQHILSNGLSLLRIGKRNYYIVKWLQLSHEEQKY